In one Sporomusa sphaeroides DSM 2875 genomic region, the following are encoded:
- a CDS encoding uroporphyrinogen decarboxylase family protein, protein MNIDLNELFEQRLGRYQAALALEPVDRIPIAIGSNNFAESYTASNPEVIYDPQKWLQSELDFIRDFPEFDVLRNNRFWAPLHDTLGAKTYKFPGRDLESHVAIQFSEAEYMLADEYGLLIANPGQFMLERFFPRIFSELDKGSARSHFAFLKAGMAQNMYAEIMRNRSIQLQNQCGMPQPMTGAFLAPFDALGDVLRGLTGILRDIRRQPDKVLEACDILAPIMARVALSTADPLRRYPIFVPTHKPTFMSPKQFDTFYWPSFKKTMEMIIAAGYKIRLYMEGDWGKHWHHMLELPKGSVLCDIDDQGDIFKAKEDFGHHMCIAGGIPSRMFILGTPEEIDARVKLLCEKLGGGSGYMMGGGCYLPGNAKPANVRAMVDAVMKYGWYDKNIKPKRQLPLPVSSEIPGLGQQPVLTPWEVKKAELGGIAGDEALIRKPWETIEGMAFNWLWSWAF, encoded by the coding sequence ACTTTTTGAACAGCGGCTGGGCAGATATCAAGCCGCCCTTGCATTGGAACCGGTTGACCGGATTCCCATTGCTATCGGCAGTAATAACTTTGCTGAATCGTATACTGCCAGCAATCCGGAAGTCATTTATGATCCCCAAAAATGGCTGCAGAGTGAACTGGATTTTATCCGTGATTTTCCCGAGTTTGACGTATTGCGAAATAACCGCTTCTGGGCGCCGCTTCATGATACTTTAGGCGCTAAAACCTACAAATTCCCTGGCCGCGATCTGGAATCGCATGTTGCCATTCAATTTTCCGAAGCGGAATATATGCTGGCAGATGAGTATGGTTTGTTAATTGCCAATCCGGGACAATTCATGCTGGAGAGGTTTTTTCCCAGGATCTTCAGCGAACTGGACAAAGGTTCTGCCCGCTCCCATTTTGCCTTTCTTAAAGCCGGGATGGCCCAGAACATGTATGCCGAGATTATGCGCAACAGATCCATTCAATTACAAAATCAATGCGGTATGCCTCAACCCATGACAGGAGCTTTCCTGGCTCCGTTTGATGCCCTTGGCGACGTTTTGCGCGGGTTAACCGGAATTCTGCGCGATATCCGCCGGCAGCCTGACAAGGTATTGGAGGCTTGCGACATATTGGCGCCGATTATGGCCCGGGTTGCCTTATCGACTGCTGACCCGCTGCGCCGGTACCCAATATTTGTGCCTACCCATAAGCCGACATTTATGTCACCGAAACAATTTGATACTTTTTACTGGCCTTCTTTCAAGAAAACCATGGAAATGATTATTGCCGCCGGCTATAAAATCAGGCTGTATATGGAAGGCGATTGGGGCAAGCATTGGCATCATATGCTGGAGCTGCCAAAAGGCTCCGTACTTTGCGACATTGATGACCAGGGCGATATTTTTAAGGCCAAAGAGGACTTCGGCCATCATATGTGTATTGCCGGCGGTATTCCCAGCCGGATGTTTATTCTTGGCACGCCTGAAGAAATTGATGCCAGAGTCAAACTATTGTGTGAAAAGCTCGGCGGCGGCAGCGGCTATATGATGGGCGGCGGCTGTTATCTTCCGGGAAATGCAAAACCTGCAAATGTACGGGCCATGGTTGATGCTGTCATGAAATATGGCTGGTATGACAAAAATATCAAACCCAAGCGGCAGCTGCCATTGCCTGTCAGCAGTGAAATACCGGGATTAGGCCAGCAGCCGGTGCTTACGCCCTGGGAGGTAAAAAAGGCTGAGCTGGGCGGCATTGCCGGGGATGAAGCTTTGATCCGGAAGCCCTGGGAAACCATCGAGGGTATGGCCTTTAACTGGTTATGGAGCTGGGCATTTTAA